The proteins below are encoded in one region of Peptoniphilus sp. GNH:
- a CDS encoding MATE family efflux transporter, whose product MKKSDILGTLPIDTLLFKLSAPIMLSMFIQGLYNIVDSIFVARISEEALTAVSIAFPVQNTFIAIAVGTAVGVNANASKLLGQKEARRARAFGENGIILSIIYWLIFLVFGLFFTGNYMDLQTSDPTVRSLGVDYLRIVSCFSLGIFSCIVAERILQATGKSMITMMAQGLGAITNIVLDPILIFGLCGLPAMGIRGAAYATVIGQILAASIDIILNQILNKELEIRSLKPNLDIIREIYRVGFPSILLISISSFSIFMLNRIVKPFSETAIGMLGIYFKVQSVIMMPIFGLTNGMIPILAYNYGAARSDRMKETMKKSLIIGEVMMCIAPIALGFFTREIFSLFNPGPYMLEIGIPAFRIMGISYIFTGICVVSSSIFQGLGNGKTALYLIVVRQLVLLLPLAYLFASLGKLEGVWYSFILSEMGGVIFSFYFLKNFAFKKANDLEKELLEDLGEDSRS is encoded by the coding sequence TTGAAAAAATCAGATATATTGGGGACTCTGCCCATAGATACACTTTTATTTAAACTCTCTGCACCTATAATGTTATCCATGTTTATTCAGGGACTTTATAACATAGTGGATTCTATTTTTGTTGCGAGAATTTCAGAAGAGGCCCTCACAGCAGTATCCATAGCTTTTCCAGTGCAAAATACTTTTATTGCCATAGCGGTGGGAACGGCTGTCGGAGTAAATGCAAATGCGTCCAAACTTTTGGGCCAAAAAGAAGCGAGAAGGGCAAGAGCCTTTGGAGAAAATGGCATCATTTTATCTATAATTTATTGGCTGATTTTTTTAGTTTTTGGTTTGTTTTTTACTGGAAATTATATGGATCTTCAGACATCGGACCCAACAGTAAGAAGTTTGGGTGTTGATTATTTGAGGATTGTATCTTGCTTTTCTCTAGGCATATTTTCTTGTATAGTTGCCGAAAGAATTTTGCAGGCAACGGGCAAGTCTATGATTACAATGATGGCTCAAGGGCTAGGAGCAATCACCAACATCGTGCTAGATCCTATTTTGATATTTGGTTTATGTGGGCTGCCAGCCATGGGTATAAGAGGAGCTGCCTATGCCACTGTGATAGGTCAAATCTTGGCGGCTTCGATAGATATTATATTAAATCAGATTTTGAATAAGGAATTAGAAATAAGAAGTCTCAAACCCAATTTAGATATAATAAGGGAAATTTACAGGGTCGGATTCCCGTCGATTCTTTTGATATCCATTTCATCTTTTTCTATATTTATGTTAAATCGCATAGTCAAACCTTTTTCTGAAACGGCAATCGGAATGTTAGGCATATATTTTAAAGTTCAAAGCGTAATAATGATGCCCATATTTGGTCTTACAAATGGTATGATACCGATTTTAGCTTACAATTATGGAGCGGCCAGATCTGATAGGATGAAGGAGACTATGAAAAAATCATTAATAATTGGAGAGGTGATGATGTGCATTGCTCCGATAGCTCTTGGATTTTTCACAAGAGAGATATTTTCTCTTTTTAATCCAGGGCCCTATATGCTAGAAATAGGTATACCAGCTTTTAGGATTATGGGTATTTCGTATATATTCACGGGTATATGCGTGGTTTCTTCATCAATTTTCCAAGGCCTTGGCAATGGCAAGACTGCTCTTTATCTAATTGTGGTAAGGCAACTTGTTTTGCTTTTGCCTCTTGCGTATCTTTTTGCCAGTTTGGGAAAATTGGAAGGAGTTTGGTATTCTTTTATATTATCAGAGATGGGGGGAGTTATATTCTCTTTCTATTTTCTTAAAAATTTTGCCTTCAAGAAGGCGAATGATTTGGAAAAAGAGCTAT